CTCAGACTGGTTTTCAATGGTGATTTAATAGGGGAGAATAATGGGCCCGAGCTTGTAGAACTCGTCAATGATTCTCTTACCAAGGGAATGAAGTATTGTCTTATTGATATTTCGGATGTCCGCTACATCAATAGTAGCGGTATTGGAGTTTTAATAACTTTGCTTACAAAATTCAGAAACAAGGGAGGTGAGCTATTTTTAATCAAACCCTCCGAACATGTCCAGAAGCTACTTATTATCACCAAACTTCAGGCAATTTTTAACATAGTAGATACAGAGCAGGAAGCGCTCAGCAAAATCAAATAATTTAATGGCATCAGTTGATATTTTATTAGGCCTTCAATGGGGAGATGAGGGTAAAGGAAAAGTTGTGGATTATTTGGCACCAAAATACGACGTGGTAGCCAGGTTTCAGGGGGGGCCCAATGCAGGTCATACCCTCGAGTTTGATGGGCACAAACATGTGTTACATCAGATTCCGTCTGGTATTTTTCACGAGGGTATCCTGAATGTCATCGGAAATGGTGTAGTTCTCGACCCCATTACTTTCAAGAGAGAAATTGAAGAACTTGCTCCTTTCAATCTGGACTTGAAGAGACATCTGGTCATTTCTAATAAGACCCAGATGATTATTCCTACTCA
This Marinoscillum sp. 108 DNA region includes the following protein-coding sequences:
- a CDS encoding STAS domain-containing protein — protein: MNYKHTTAGDQLRLVFNGDLIGENNGPELVELVNDSLTKGMKYCLIDISDVRYINSSGIGVLITLLTKFRNKGGELFLIKPSEHVQKLLIITKLQAIFNIVDTEQEALSKIK